The Synergistota bacterium genome includes a region encoding these proteins:
- the ffh gene encoding signal recognition particle protein, whose translation MFEKLRERLEGVLSFLRKKGKLSEEDVDSALRQIRLALLEADVHYKVVKDILSKVRERALAQEVISSINPTDQVLKILYEEFLNVMRGGHSKLTFSSEIPSLFMLVGLQGSGKTTTVVKIANLLKKEGKKAILVAADVKRPAAKKQLEVLSKPLGFQVVSGRTPFEALKSGIELAKESFCEVVIVDSAGRLHVDEEMLSELKELTNSFKFHEVLLVVDSMMGQEALKVGSAFSEAVNITGVILTKLDGDSRGGAALSIAYVLGKPVKFVGVGERIDDIEPFYPDRMASRILGMGDLATLIERVSSAVEEEKARELSKKLKRAEFTMEDLLEYLRQMKSMGPLDQLLDMVPGFSKLRRKFGDINVDEKELKHIEAIILSMTPEERRKPEIIKGSRKRRIAMGSGTSVQLVNQVLRQYEEMKEMMKKLSKGGGRIKLPFF comes from the coding sequence TTGTTTGAGAAGTTGAGGGAGAGGCTTGAGGGAGTTCTTTCGTTTTTACGGAAGAAAGGCAAGCTTTCTGAGGAGGATGTAGATTCTGCATTAAGGCAGATCAGGCTGGCCCTTCTTGAGGCCGATGTTCACTATAAGGTAGTTAAAGATATTTTGAGTAAGGTTAGAGAAAGAGCCCTGGCTCAAGAGGTTATATCGAGTATAAATCCAACTGATCAGGTTTTAAAGATACTTTATGAGGAGTTCTTAAACGTTATGAGGGGAGGGCACTCGAAGCTAACCTTTTCATCGGAAATCCCTTCTTTATTTATGCTTGTTGGCCTTCAAGGCTCTGGGAAAACTACGACGGTGGTTAAGATAGCTAATCTCCTTAAAAAGGAAGGGAAAAAAGCTATTCTGGTTGCTGCTGATGTTAAAAGACCTGCAGCGAAAAAGCAGCTTGAGGTTTTATCGAAGCCCCTTGGTTTTCAAGTTGTAAGCGGTAGAACTCCCTTTGAGGCTCTTAAGTCTGGGATAGAGCTTGCTAAGGAGAGCTTCTGTGAGGTAGTTATTGTGGATTCTGCTGGAAGGCTTCATGTAGATGAGGAGATGCTATCTGAGCTTAAAGAGCTTACCAACTCCTTCAAGTTTCATGAGGTCCTTCTCGTAGTTGATTCTATGATGGGACAAGAGGCCTTAAAGGTGGGGAGCGCCTTTTCTGAAGCGGTGAATATAACTGGCGTTATACTAACTAAGCTTGATGGAGATTCAAGAGGTGGAGCAGCCCTTTCCATTGCCTATGTTCTTGGAAAGCCCGTAAAGTTTGTTGGGGTTGGGGAGAGGATTGATGATATAGAGCCCTTCTATCCTGATAGGATGGCTTCGAGAATATTAGGAATGGGAGATCTTGCTACTCTTATTGAAAGGGTTTCTTCAGCCGTGGAAGAGGAGAAGGCTAGAGAGCTTAGTAAGAAGCTTAAAAGGGCTGAGTTTACCATGGAGGATCTCCTTGAGTATTTAAGGCAGATGAAGAGCATGGGACCGTTAGACCAGCTACTTGATATGGTACCCGGATTCTCTAAGCTTAGAAGGAAGTTCGGGGATATAAATGTAGATGAAAAGGAGTTAAAGCATATAGAAGCTATCATACTCTCTATGACCCCAGAAGAAAGAAGGAAGCCAGAAATAATAAAGGGAAGCAGAAAGAGAAGAATAGCTATGGGAAGTGGTACTTCTGTTCAGCTTGTTAATCAGGTTTTGAGGCAGTATGAAGAGATGAAAGAGATGATGAAGAAGTTATCTAAGGGTGGCGGTAGGATAAAGCTACCTTTCTTTTAA
- a CDS encoding ribonuclease HII has protein sequence MNSLLVAGVDEAGRGPLAGPVVAAALILPYEYFNDEVRDCKKLSPCKREELFEILRKKALAWAVALVTPEEIDKMNILNASLEAMRRAILKLKLKPDIILVDGNHKIPLIDIPQRAIPKGDEICLPISAASIIAKVIRDRIMCAWDRIYPEYGFSKHKGYPTK, from the coding sequence TTGAACTCCCTCCTAGTAGCGGGAGTTGACGAAGCTGGAAGAGGACCGTTAGCTGGTCCGGTAGTTGCTGCTGCCCTTATTCTTCCTTATGAGTATTTTAACGATGAAGTTAGAGATTGTAAAAAGCTTTCCCCGTGTAAGAGAGAGGAGCTCTTTGAGATTTTAAGAAAGAAGGCTTTAGCGTGGGCTGTGGCCTTAGTTACCCCTGAGGAGATAGATAAGATGAACATCCTAAATGCCTCTCTTGAAGCCATGAGAAGGGCCATCCTGAAGCTTAAGTTAAAGCCCGATATAATCCTCGTAGATGGAAATCATAAAATTCCTCTTATAGATATACCTCAAAGGGCTATACCTAAGGGGGATGAGATTTGCTTACCTATATCTGCTGCTTCTATCATAGCTAAGGTAATCAGAGACCGAATAATGTGCGCTTGGGACAGGATTTACCCTGAATACGGGTTTTCTAAGCACAAGGGTTATCCAACTAAGG
- the rpsP gene encoding 30S ribosomal protein S16, which translates to MVVKIRLTRMGKKKKPFYRLVVADSRAPRDGKFIEILGYYDPLPEPPVIRVDEEKALLWLERGAQPSDTAKRLLSRVGVWDKFCQAKEARKRAKVSGGVLGEGSNSLSGKVSG; encoded by the coding sequence TTGGTGGTAAAGATCCGCCTCACAAGAATGGGAAAAAAGAAAAAGCCATTTTACCGCTTAGTAGTTGCAGATTCAAGAGCTCCAAGGGATGGTAAGTTTATTGAAATTCTTGGATATTATGATCCTCTTCCTGAACCGCCTGTTATAAGGGTGGATGAGGAAAAGGCTCTTCTTTGGCTTGAAAGAGGGGCTCAGCCGTCGGATACTGCGAAAAGGTTGCTTTCCAGGGTGGGAGTATGGGATAAGTTCTGTCAAGCTAAGGAAGCTAGGAAGAGGGCAAAGGTTTCTGGGGGTGTACTAGGTGAGGGATCTAATAGCCTTTCTGGTAAAGTCTCTGGTTGA
- the lepB gene encoding signal peptidase I, with the protein MKEMRKKSAWREIVETIVIAVVLALLIRAFVVEAFYIPSSSMVPTLEPGDRILVLKFYYHLTEPKRGDIVVFRFPLDPSKDLIKRIVAVEGDMVRIESGYLYVNGNRIEESYVANRDFYNMPTITVPKGFYFVLGDNRPNSEDSRFWGFLPRANIKGRAVVRYWPPSRIGLIK; encoded by the coding sequence ATGAAGGAGATGAGGAAAAAGTCGGCTTGGCGCGAGATCGTAGAAACTATAGTTATAGCTGTTGTACTAGCTTTGTTAATAAGAGCTTTTGTGGTAGAGGCGTTTTATATTCCCTCCTCGTCCATGGTGCCTACTTTGGAGCCCGGAGATAGGATACTGGTCTTGAAGTTTTATTATCACCTTACCGAACCTAAAAGGGGAGACATAGTTGTCTTTAGATTTCCTTTGGATCCCTCTAAGGACCTTATAAAAAGAATAGTTGCTGTGGAAGGAGATATGGTTCGAATTGAAAGCGGGTATCTTTATGTGAATGGAAATAGGATCGAAGAATCCTATGTGGCTAATAGGGATTTTTACAATATGCCAACCATAACGGTTCCAAAGGGCTTTTACTTTGTTTTAGGAGATAACAGACCAAATAGCGAGGATAGTAGGTTCTGGGGTTTTCTCCCCAGAGCTAATATAAAGGGTAGGGCTGTAGTTAGATATTGGCCTCCTTCGAGGATCGGCCTAATCAAATGA
- the trmD gene encoding tRNA (guanosine(37)-N1)-methyltransferase TrmD, with translation MRVDVITLFPEMFQSFISCSIIKRAIDKGLLQIYFHNPRDFTTDKHKTVDDYPYGGGGGMLLKVEPFWKAIKSVPGSPYRILLSPQGRLFNQDLAKELSLKDHLLLVCGHYEGIDERITELIDEEISIGDYVLTGGEVPAMVIVDAVIRLIPGVLGCEDSPKRDSFYDGILDFPQYSKPREFEGLKVPEILLSGDHEEVERWRRLEALKRTYKRRPELIDRISLRKYMERGVYVGLVHYPVYNQHREIITTTVANLDIHDISRCCRTYGVKAFYIITPIEAQRENVKKIVEHWTKGVGSMLNPDRREALDNVKVSPSIEETVRRIEEREKADPIVVATSARPSSRMISFRDFKWKILLEERPVLLLFGTGWGLTEEVKSWADYQLEPIEWKGDYNHLSVRGAVAIILDRLFKSS, from the coding sequence GTGAGAGTGGATGTGATAACGCTTTTTCCGGAGATGTTTCAAAGCTTTATAAGCTGCAGCATAATAAAAAGGGCTATAGATAAGGGTTTGCTTCAAATATACTTTCACAATCCGAGGGATTTTACTACTGATAAACATAAAACTGTTGATGATTATCCCTATGGCGGTGGAGGAGGCATGCTTCTTAAGGTTGAGCCCTTTTGGAAGGCTATTAAAAGCGTGCCAGGGAGCCCATATCGAATACTTCTTTCTCCCCAAGGTCGACTTTTTAACCAGGATTTAGCGAAGGAGCTTTCTCTGAAGGATCATCTTCTTTTGGTTTGTGGTCACTATGAAGGTATAGATGAAAGAATAACGGAGCTTATAGATGAAGAAATATCTATAGGGGATTATGTTCTAACGGGCGGGGAGGTTCCAGCTATGGTAATAGTTGATGCGGTTATAAGGCTTATACCAGGAGTTTTAGGTTGCGAGGATTCTCCCAAGAGGGACTCCTTTTATGATGGAATATTAGATTTCCCCCAATATAGTAAGCCTAGGGAGTTCGAGGGGCTTAAAGTTCCGGAAATCCTTCTTTCTGGAGATCATGAAGAGGTTGAAAGGTGGCGCAGACTGGAGGCCTTGAAGAGAACCTATAAGAGGAGGCCCGAGCTAATAGATAGAATATCCTTAAGAAAGTATATGGAGAGGGGAGTATATGTAGGATTAGTTCACTATCCGGTTTATAATCAACATAGAGAGATAATAACCACTACCGTTGCTAACTTGGATATACATGATATATCAAGGTGCTGTCGGACATATGGTGTAAAAGCCTTTTACATAATAACTCCTATTGAGGCTCAGAGGGAAAACGTGAAAAAAATTGTGGAGCACTGGACTAAAGGTGTTGGTTCCATGCTTAACCCCGACAGAAGGGAAGCGTTAGATAATGTTAAGGTCTCTCCATCTATAGAGGAAACCGTTAGGAGGATAGAAGAGAGGGAGAAAGCTGATCCCATAGTAGTTGCTACTAGCGCTCGCCCATCTTCAAGGATGATCTCCTTTAGAGATTTTAAATGGAAGATCTTGCTTGAGGAAAGACCTGTTCTTCTTCTTTTTGGAACAGGATGGGGCTTAACTGAGGAGGTCAAAAGTTGGGCGGATTATCAGCTTGAGCCCATAGAGTGGAAGGGAGATTACAATCATCTATCGGTAAGAGGAGCTGTAGCGATAATCTTAGACAGACTTTTTAAAAGTTCATAG
- the rplS gene encoding 50S ribosomal protein L19, with translation MDPIIREIEKEFMKKDIPDFRPGDTVKVHLKVEEGGKERVQVFEGTVIARSGGGLRETFTVRKISGGIGVERIFPLHSPIIEKIEVVRRGAARRAKLYYLRGRVGKATRLKERRS, from the coding sequence ATGGATCCCATTATAAGGGAGATAGAAAAAGAATTTATGAAGAAAGATATTCCAGACTTTAGGCCGGGTGACACGGTTAAGGTTCACCTGAAGGTTGAAGAGGGAGGTAAGGAAAGGGTCCAGGTTTTTGAAGGAACGGTTATAGCTCGCTCGGGCGGTGGTTTGAGGGAGACTTTCACTGTTAGAAAGATATCCGGTGGAATAGGTGTTGAAAGGATCTTTCCCTTGCACTCTCCTATTATAGAGAAAATAGAAGTGGTAAGGAGGGGAGCGGCAAGGAGGGCAAAGCTCTACTACCTTAGAGGAAGGGTTGGCAAAGCGACACGTCTTAAGGAGAGAAGGAGCTAA
- a CDS encoding 50S ribosome-binding GTPase has protein sequence MRRSWYPGHIAKGRELIKEAVKYANLILMVLDARAPLSTVPPWEPPRGKEVWKILNKMDLADEYATKAWLSYMGDKSIAVNSKDGEGFDELFERLSSYSKAKVLVVGIPNVGKSSLINKLLGKRKSKVGPLPGVTRGGVWFRVDWGLLFDTPGILEPSLTDEGKVILSWLGCLREDVVWSSLVTLAEKLIERLSLPLSLEDIAKRRGFLRKGGELDLEKAASSLLRDFREGRLGRWTFELPPSSGS, from the coding sequence ATGAGGAGGAGCTGGTATCCAGGCCATATAGCTAAGGGAAGAGAACTAATAAAGGAAGCGGTAAAATATGCCAATCTTATCTTAATGGTTCTGGATGCACGTGCTCCCCTTTCTACAGTCCCGCCATGGGAACCGCCCAGGGGTAAAGAAGTTTGGAAGATCCTTAATAAGATGGATCTTGCTGATGAGTATGCTACAAAGGCATGGCTAAGCTATATGGGGGATAAAAGTATCGCAGTAAACTCTAAGGATGGAGAGGGGTTTGATGAGCTCTTTGAGAGATTATCCTCTTACTCTAAGGCTAAGGTTTTGGTTGTAGGTATTCCTAACGTAGGTAAATCTTCCTTAATAAATAAGTTGCTTGGCAAGAGGAAATCTAAGGTGGGGCCGCTTCCTGGAGTTACGAGAGGCGGGGTATGGTTTAGGGTAGATTGGGGGTTACTCTTTGATACGCCTGGAATACTTGAACCAAGTTTAACAGATGAGGGGAAGGTTATTCTCTCCTGGCTTGGTTGCCTAAGAGAGGATGTTGTTTGGAGCAGCTTAGTAACCCTTGCAGAAAAGCTTATAGAAAGGCTCTCCCTTCCCCTTTCCCTAGAGGATATCGCTAAAAGGAGGGGTTTTTTGAGGAAGGGAGGAGAGCTTGATCTTGAAAAAGCCGCTTCAAGCTTACTTAGAGATTTTAGAGAGGGAAGGCTTGGAAGGTGGACATTTGAACTCCCTCCTAGTAGCGGGAGTTGA
- a CDS encoding YlxM family DNA-binding protein: MDRFFICLLIDFYGGLLTPNQREIMKLYYEDDLSLGEIAEELGISRQAVHYTLRRGLNRLKSIEEKLKLVERFLKHWSFFESIKKEIEPLVSKLPSEDGDKLRRLLEEINGLLERGDIFV; the protein is encoded by the coding sequence ATGGATCGTTTTTTTATATGTCTTCTGATAGATTTTTATGGTGGGCTTTTAACTCCTAACCAGAGGGAGATTATGAAGCTTTACTATGAGGATGATCTTTCCCTTGGTGAAATAGCGGAGGAGCTTGGTATAAGCAGGCAGGCTGTTCATTATACTTTGAGAAGAGGTTTAAACAGATTAAAAAGTATAGAGGAGAAGCTTAAATTAGTGGAGAGATTTTTGAAGCATTGGAGCTTTTTTGAGAGCATCAAAAAGGAGATAGAACCTCTCGTTTCTAAGCTTCCTTCTGAGGATGGGGATAAGCTTAGAAGGCTTTTGGAGGAGATAAATGGTTTGCTAGAACGAGGTGATATCTTTGTTTGA
- the rimM gene encoding ribosome maturation factor RimM (Essential for efficient processing of 16S rRNA) translates to MKKHKLIIVGKVVAAHGIKGVIKVLSMTDFPERLRERKRLIFYDDRDNVLFEGDLEKLTLEGRTFLIKVKGCETRDMAERLIGSFIKVKEEELPPLGEGEFYFHQIIGLKVYTQEGKYLGKIVDILKTGANDVFCVRGEKEYMIPALKSVVREIDLDKEIMIIFPMEGLLE, encoded by the coding sequence ATGAAAAAACATAAGCTTATTATTGTTGGCAAGGTAGTAGCAGCTCATGGTATAAAGGGAGTTATAAAGGTTCTTTCTATGACCGACTTTCCCGAGAGATTAAGGGAGAGAAAGAGGCTCATCTTTTATGATGACAGAGATAACGTTTTATTTGAAGGTGATCTTGAGAAGTTGACTTTGGAGGGCAGAACATTTTTAATTAAGGTTAAGGGTTGCGAAACGAGGGACATGGCAGAAAGGTTAATAGGCTCCTTTATAAAGGTTAAGGAGGAGGAGCTTCCTCCATTAGGAGAAGGAGAGTTTTACTTCCATCAAATCATCGGCCTTAAGGTTTACACTCAAGAGGGAAAGTACCTTGGAAAGATAGTAGATATATTGAAAACGGGCGCAAATGATGTTTTTTGTGTGAGAGGTGAAAAAGAGTATATGATTCCTGCTCTCAAAAGCGTCGTTAGGGAGATTGACCTTGATAAGGAGATAATGATTATATTTCCTATGGAGGGGTTGCTCGAGTGA
- a CDS encoding KH domain-containing protein has product MRDLIAFLVKSLVDHPENVEVRTLEGKKSILIEVEVKKDDMGKVIGKKGRLIRAIRELCRAAGIKLRKKVMVELLSQEE; this is encoded by the coding sequence GTGAGGGATCTAATAGCCTTTCTGGTAAAGTCTCTGGTTGATCATCCTGAGAATGTAGAGGTAAGAACGTTAGAGGGTAAAAAATCTATACTTATTGAAGTTGAAGTTAAAAAGGATGATATGGGTAAAGTTATAGGTAAAAAGGGGAGGCTAATAAGAGCTATACGGGAGCTTTGTCGAGCTGCTGGAATAAAGCTTAGGAAGAAGGTAATGGTGGAGTTATTAAGTCAGGAGGAATGA